A portion of the Pseudomonas koreensis genome contains these proteins:
- a CDS encoding SOS response-associated peptidase, with protein MCGRYALFRWNRDFAALPGFPADQQAQWNISPNDSVLMLRADEDGQRTLARARWGLTPPWLTDLSKTPAHARAETVAEQPMFREALRLRRCLLPANGFYEWRGTQRKRPYWLTPGEGSSLFFAAIWEAYPVQEQVWLSTAVITQSAASQRRPLILDETGQAAWLDPETPLHVLQGLLASEPTALRERVLANLVNDPKLNGPECLTPA; from the coding sequence ATGTGTGGACGTTATGCCCTGTTTCGCTGGAACCGCGACTTCGCGGCCCTGCCAGGTTTTCCCGCCGATCAGCAGGCGCAGTGGAACATTTCCCCCAATGATTCGGTGTTGATGCTGCGTGCCGACGAAGACGGCCAGCGCACGTTGGCCCGTGCGCGCTGGGGCCTGACACCGCCGTGGCTGACCGATCTGTCGAAAACCCCGGCCCATGCCCGCGCCGAAACCGTGGCCGAGCAGCCGATGTTTCGTGAGGCCCTGCGTCTGCGTCGCTGCCTGCTGCCCGCCAACGGTTTTTACGAATGGCGCGGCACCCAGCGCAAGCGCCCGTATTGGCTGACGCCGGGGGAGGGCTCGTCGTTGTTTTTCGCCGCGATCTGGGAAGCGTATCCGGTGCAGGAGCAGGTCTGGCTGAGCACGGCGGTGATCACTCAGTCGGCGGCGAGTCAGCGGCGGCCGTTGATTCTTGATGAAACCGGGCAAGCTGCCTGGCTGGATCCTGAAACGCCGCTGCATGTGTTGCAGGGGTTGCTCGCCAGTGAACCGACGGCGCTGCGTGAGCGGGTGTTGGCGAATCTGGTGAATGATCCGAAGCTCAATGGGCCGGAGTGTTTGACCCCGGCTTAA
- a CDS encoding putative signal transducing protein: protein MQRIYEPANLMEGEMLKGMLANEGIEAHLIGRDLVGGTGELPIFGLLGLSVDNDQAEYARELINAYNAALPLPGDEPESFPGTLVC, encoded by the coding sequence ATGCAGCGCATCTACGAACCGGCGAACCTGATGGAAGGCGAGATGCTCAAGGGCATGCTCGCCAATGAAGGGATCGAGGCGCACCTGATCGGCCGTGATCTGGTGGGCGGTACGGGGGAACTGCCGATCTTCGGCCTGCTCGGGTTGTCGGTGGACAACGACCAGGCCGAATACGCCCGCGAGCTGATCAATGCGTACAATGCCGCGCTGCCGCTGCCCGGCGACGAACCGGAGAGCTTCCCCGGGACGCTGGTCTGTTAG
- a CDS encoding CPXCG motif-containing cysteine-rich protein yields the protein MLEAAEYQCPYCGEVVETSVDLSGGDQTYIEDCQVCCRPITFVLQVHGEDWFLEVFSENE from the coding sequence ATGCTGGAAGCCGCTGAGTATCAATGTCCGTATTGTGGGGAAGTGGTTGAAACATCCGTGGACCTGTCCGGTGGCGATCAGACTTATATTGAGGACTGTCAGGTGTGCTGCCGGCCGATCACCTTTGTTCTGCAGGTGCACGGTGAGGACTGGTTTCTCGAAGTCTTCAGCGAAAACGAGTGA
- a CDS encoding 1-acyl-sn-glycerol-3-phosphate acyltransferase has product MGEFDAIRPYDDSEVPAVLARLLGDKAFLDILTHFRFPRFAGAFGWMLKPLIAHRLRREFADVDSVATLQDKVEFYVDHTIERATDGVTYTGVEQFKSGSAYLFIANHRDIVMDPAFVNYAVYHAGLPTPRIAIGDNLLQKPFVSDLMRLNKSFIVHRSITGRREKMAAYQLLSAYINHSIRNDCASIWIAQAEGRAKDGDDRTESAILKMFHMSRKDEPFGEVIRSLNVTPVSISYEYDPCDQAKARELYIRATTGTYAKAPGEDDVSIAKGITGYKGRVHVNFAAPITEVFEDTKQLAIEMDKQILGGYRLFPVHYLAYAQWADADPQLNVPKAAEVFPADELAKAQDEWQSRLDACPAEHRPYLVLQYATPVRNQYRVKAGLPL; this is encoded by the coding sequence ATGGGCGAATTCGATGCCATCCGACCTTACGACGACAGCGAAGTACCTGCGGTACTGGCAAGGCTGCTCGGCGACAAGGCGTTTCTAGATATCCTCACCCACTTCCGCTTCCCGCGTTTTGCCGGTGCCTTCGGCTGGATGCTCAAACCTCTTATAGCCCATCGGCTGCGTCGTGAGTTTGCCGACGTGGATTCCGTGGCTACCTTACAGGACAAAGTCGAGTTCTACGTCGACCACACCATCGAGCGCGCCACCGATGGCGTGACGTATACCGGTGTCGAGCAGTTCAAGTCCGGCAGCGCCTACCTGTTCATCGCCAACCACCGCGACATCGTCATGGACCCGGCCTTCGTCAACTACGCGGTGTACCACGCCGGCCTGCCGACGCCGCGCATCGCGATTGGCGACAACCTGCTGCAGAAGCCGTTTGTCAGCGACCTGATGCGCTTGAACAAGAGCTTCATCGTCCACCGTTCGATCACCGGCCGTCGCGAGAAAATGGCTGCGTATCAATTGCTGTCGGCGTACATCAATCACTCGATCCGCAACGATTGCGCGTCGATCTGGATTGCTCAGGCTGAAGGTCGGGCGAAGGACGGCGACGACCGCACCGAGTCGGCGATCCTCAAGATGTTCCACATGAGCCGCAAGGACGAGCCGTTCGGCGAAGTGATCCGTTCGTTGAACGTGACGCCAGTGTCGATCAGCTATGAGTACGACCCGTGCGATCAGGCCAAGGCCCGCGAACTGTACATCCGCGCCACCACCGGCACCTACGCCAAGGCGCCGGGCGAGGATGACGTGAGCATTGCCAAAGGCATCACTGGCTACAAGGGCCGGGTGCACGTGAACTTTGCCGCGCCGATCACCGAGGTCTTCGAAGACACCAAGCAATTGGCGATCGAGATGGACAAGCAGATTCTCGGCGGTTACCGGTTGTTCCCGGTGCATTACCTGGCGTACGCGCAGTGGGCGGATGCCGATCCGCAACTGAACGTGCCGAAGGCGGCCGAGGTGTTCCCGGCTGACGAATTGGCCAAGGCGCAGGATGAGTGGCAGAGCCGACTGGACGCCTGTCCCGCTGAGCATCGCCCGTATCTGGTGCTGCAATACGCGACGCCGGTGCGCAATCAGTATCGGGTCAAGGCTGGGTTGCCGCTTTAA
- a CDS encoding YajG family lipoprotein has translation MLQRLLFGLITVAGLTLAGCAHSPQQLNPEPKLTTQLPAVGRGQPVIVRVVDGRPSPTLGTRGGLYPETSAITVQREQILPKLQAQAEAAVRLLGFTPTTSAPNAPQLTVTLAELKYQSPKEGMYVTEATIGATFRSDVQNANRRYSGRYGASLDQRFGMAPNQETNTKLVSDVLSDALTRLFKDPTVGQVLAE, from the coding sequence ATGTTGCAACGCCTGTTGTTCGGTTTGATCACTGTCGCCGGTTTGACCCTCGCCGGCTGCGCCCACAGCCCGCAACAACTGAATCCGGAGCCAAAGCTGACCACGCAATTGCCAGCGGTCGGTCGCGGCCAGCCTGTCATCGTGCGTGTGGTCGACGGTCGTCCGTCGCCGACCCTCGGTACCCGTGGCGGTCTGTATCCGGAAACCAGCGCCATCACCGTGCAGCGCGAGCAGATCCTGCCGAAGCTGCAGGCCCAGGCCGAAGCTGCCGTACGTCTGCTCGGCTTCACCCCGACCACCAGCGCACCTAACGCGCCGCAGCTGACCGTGACCCTGGCCGAGCTGAAATACCAGTCGCCGAAAGAAGGCATGTACGTGACCGAAGCCACCATCGGCGCGACCTTCCGCTCCGACGTGCAGAACGCCAACCGCCGCTACAGCGGCCGCTACGGTGCGTCGCTGGACCAGCGCTTCGGCATGGCGCCGAATCAGGAAACCAATACCAAACTGGTCAGCGATGTATTGAGCGATGCGTTGACCCGTCTGTTCAAGGATCCGACGGTGGGTCAGGTGCTCGCTGAGTAA
- the mqo gene encoding malate dehydrogenase (quinone) has product MAHNEAVDVVLVGAGIMSATLAVLLKELDPAIKLEVVELMDSGAAESSNPWNNAGTGHAGLCELNYTPQAADGSVDIKKAVHINTQFEVSKQFWSYLTKKGTFGSCKSFISPVPHLSFVQGESGVSFLKERFNVLSKHHAFADMEYTEDKGKMAEWMPLMMPGRSPDEVLAATRVMNGTDVNFGALTNQLLKHLSSAPDTQVKYCKRVTGLKRNGAGWTVSIKDVNNGNTREVDAKFVFLGAGGAALPLLQASGIEESKGFGGFPISGQWLRCDNPEVVKHHQAKVYSQAAVGSPPMSVPHLDTRVVDGKKSLLFGPYAGFTTKFLKHGSFMDLPMSVRAGNIGPMLAVAKNNMDLTKYLVSEVMQSMEQRLESLRRFYPQAKAEDWRLEVAGQRVQIIKKDPKKGGILQFGTELVAAKDGSLAALLGASPGASVTVSIMLELIEKCFPGKASGEWAAKLAEIFPAREKVLETDAALYRKINTQNNIALELVEESSETPSFA; this is encoded by the coding sequence ATGGCGCATAACGAAGCAGTCGACGTAGTTCTGGTAGGGGCGGGCATCATGAGTGCCACCCTGGCCGTACTGCTCAAAGAGCTCGACCCCGCGATCAAGCTGGAAGTCGTCGAGCTGATGGATTCCGGTGCTGCCGAGAGTTCCAATCCGTGGAACAACGCCGGTACCGGCCACGCCGGCCTGTGCGAGCTGAACTACACGCCGCAGGCCGCCGACGGCAGCGTCGACATCAAGAAAGCCGTGCACATCAACACCCAGTTCGAGGTGTCGAAGCAGTTCTGGTCGTACCTCACCAAAAAAGGCACGTTCGGCTCGTGCAAATCCTTCATCAGCCCGGTGCCGCACCTGAGTTTCGTTCAGGGCGAGAGCGGTGTGTCGTTCCTCAAGGAACGCTTCAATGTCCTGAGCAAGCACCACGCGTTTGCCGACATGGAGTACACCGAAGACAAAGGCAAAATGGCCGAGTGGATGCCGCTGATGATGCCGGGCCGCTCGCCAGACGAAGTCCTCGCCGCCACCCGCGTGATGAACGGCACTGACGTCAACTTCGGCGCCCTGACCAATCAGTTGCTCAAGCACCTGAGCAGCGCCCCGGATACCCAGGTCAAATACTGCAAGCGCGTGACTGGCCTCAAGCGTAACGGCGCCGGCTGGACCGTCAGCATCAAGGACGTCAACAACGGCAACACCCGCGAAGTCGATGCCAAATTTGTCTTCCTCGGTGCCGGTGGCGCAGCCCTGCCGTTGCTGCAGGCTTCGGGCATCGAAGAAAGCAAAGGCTTCGGCGGCTTTCCGATCAGCGGCCAGTGGCTGCGTTGCGATAATCCGGAAGTGGTCAAGCACCACCAGGCCAAGGTCTACAGCCAGGCGGCCGTGGGTTCGCCACCGATGTCGGTGCCGCACCTCGACACCCGCGTCGTCGACGGCAAGAAATCCCTGCTGTTCGGGCCATACGCCGGTTTCACCACCAAGTTCCTCAAGCACGGCTCCTTCATGGACCTGCCGATGTCGGTGCGCGCCGGCAACATCGGGCCGATGCTGGCGGTGGCAAAAAACAACATGGACCTGACCAAGTACCTGGTCAGCGAAGTGATGCAGTCGATGGAGCAGCGTCTGGAATCCCTGCGCCGCTTCTACCCGCAGGCGAAAGCCGAAGACTGGCGCCTGGAAGTGGCCGGCCAACGAGTGCAGATCATCAAGAAGGACCCGAAAAAGGGTGGCATCCTGCAGTTCGGTACCGAGTTGGTCGCGGCGAAAGACGGCTCCCTCGCCGCCCTGCTTGGCGCATCGCCGGGCGCGTCGGTGACCGTTTCGATCATGCTCGAGCTGATCGAGAAGTGCTTCCCGGGCAAGGCGTCCGGCGAGTGGGCCGCTAAACTGGCAGAAATCTTCCCGGCCCGTGAAAAGGTTCTGGAAACCGATGCTGCGCTGTATCGCAAGATCAACACGCAGAACAACATCGCCCTGGAACTGGTTGAGGAAAGCAGCGAGACGCCAAGTTTTGCTTGA
- a CDS encoding PA4642 family protein — MRKDKKQVIGDEIGDEQIKLFLDFEPVDATSPSLHKLIKAYRGLRIDDFERFLGFFVAAGYDLDGKDEQGKTFVDLIADQRNAPDYIELIDKVRG; from the coding sequence ATGCGTAAAGATAAGAAACAAGTGATTGGTGACGAGATCGGCGATGAGCAGATCAAGCTGTTCCTCGATTTTGAGCCGGTCGACGCCACTTCGCCGTCGCTGCACAAACTGATCAAGGCCTATCGCGGTTTGCGCATCGATGATTTCGAGCGTTTTCTGGGGTTCTTCGTTGCGGCCGGTTATGACCTTGATGGCAAGGACGAGCAGGGCAAGACCTTCGTTGATCTGATCGCCGATCAGCGCAACGCCCCGGACTACATCGAGCTGATCGATAAAGTTCGCGGTTAA